A window of Nicotiana sylvestris chromosome 8, ASM39365v2, whole genome shotgun sequence genomic DNA:
CCCTCAAATGCCTTCAAAAATTCCCCTCCAAAAACTATATTTAAAAATGAAACAAATTAAAAAGAATTAGAGGAGAAGAAGAGCCATTTATACATATGTGATAGGAAGGTATGCATTAATTAGTTAATCGCCAGAGAAGTAGTGCTAACTAACCTTGAATAATTAAACGTTGGCTAAATGTGCAGTTGCTTATTTGTTTCTTGCAATTGTCCCAGACATGTTGAGGATCGAGGTATTTAGGAACCAAAATATTTTCAATCTGGAGTTAGAGTTAGAGTAATTTGAATCATTAGAAtgaatttcttttatatttaatTGAAACTAAAGaataaaactaaggaaatttTTAAAACGAGAGAAATTAATATTTGTCTTCTTGACCTGCCAAGTGTCATAGTGTGAATTCATTATAAATAATGGAGTCTCGACATATGGAACAACATTCTGAGGGAAAAAGCACTGCACCATTATTAAGGAAAACTAATGTTAGATAACAATATTTATATATATGCCACAAGAAAAAGGTTTTTGTTTCCAAAAAACTTAAACTCTTAATTACCAGACTTGGTTCCATTGCATATGTGCAAGATGGAGGCAAATTCTTAGCCGATCCCTTcaacaagagaaaaaaaaatattatagaaAAAGAATCTAACTTGCACTTACTTGTTAAGTATATATTATACGATCGTACTAAAACAAAGAAGATGATGGAATTTACATGTAATGTCACAACTCTCTGATACATCTCTTGAATATCTGAAGTACCAGAGATTGTCTTGCTGTATGTATATGTCACGAAAGGCTTGAGTTAGTTCCAATGGCATAAACATAAATTAGACATAATTAATAAATCAATAGTACGTAATCGATACTTTTATTTCTTAAGTGATTTATGCATATATAGAAAGAAAAGCTCACCCATTAATGAAAAAGCCTGCATCTGCGACACACTTAACTTTTGCATCATTTGGCATGAGGGATTTGAACTTGTCGCAGTTCAAAATTGTAGCCAACCCTCCTGCTGAAACTCCACTCAGAATTGCCTAACAttgcattttttgttttttaagaATTAGCTAGTTAGAAATCAGAATTAAAAAAAGTAGAAGAGAAAGGTATAATCAGGTAGTAAGTGACTTGTAACTATGAATATTATGAAGCCAGAGAGTAATTGATATTCTTACATTTTCAGCATTTTGCATGCCTTTGCTCCATAAATCTTTCATAATAGCCTTAAATATTCTTGCCCCTCTAAAAAACAGCTTGTTGTCCTAATTAATGTAGAAATGTTACGGGATATATTAATCACCAAATTATGTAGCGATGTTTATCAATATATATGACATAATATTACTTACAGGGTCAACTTGTTCGATATCACCTGTGAAGGATGAACCATCACAATACTTCACCCTCACCCTATTCCAGTTGTAAAAGTCTACCGTTCCAATTTTTCTTAACGTTAGAAGAAGTGTGTAAAAATTTATGCATATaaagagaaaagaaacaaagtAATAGAAAATAGTACTAAGCTTAATTAACCTGGATTATTTTGGGGATTATTATAAAGTATCCCAGCAAACCGAGATCCATTCTTCATCTGCTTAGAAGAACCTAATTCGGTAGTTGAACGACTAAGGCAATCTGATATACTTTGACACCAAGCGCCTCCCTAAAAGTACCAAATTTTCCAGTGTAATGTAAGCAAGCAAATTAAAGCAGAATATTTAATGGTTTAATCTGGTGACTTAACTATGTTAAAGACAAAAAGTAAATAGTAGTAATTAATTACTGTAACTAACATCCATGACAATAATCCAGCTGCGAAGTCCGCTACCATATCCCCTATCCAGATGATAAGCTGGTGGACTTCCATCTAGGCATACTGCATGGCTCAAACACAAAATAAATAATTAGTCTGCATGCATGTGATTATCTTTTACGTAATTTTTATGAACTACGTATAACTTAACTTAAGGAAGAATGTATTGATCTGCAGCCAAGTATTTTACCTGCGCCTTGTGCAATCGCGCTATTCAG
This region includes:
- the LOC104222012 gene encoding pectin acetylesterase 8-like — translated: MSTFLLALLSLAILSTTILSADDNQYINITILNSAIAQGAVCLDGSPPAYHLDRGYGSGLRSWIIVMDGGAWCQSISDCLSRSTTELGSSKQMKNGSRFAGILYNNPQNNPDFYNWNRVRVKYCDGSSFTGDIEQVDPDNKLFFRGARIFKAIMKDLWSKGMQNAENAILSGVSAGGLATILNCDKFKSLMPNDAKVKCVADAGFFINGKTISGTSDIQEMYQRVVTLHGSAKNLPPSCTYAMEPSLCFFPQNVVPYVETPLFIMNSHYDTWQIENILVPKYLDPQHVWDNCKKQISNCTFSQRLIIQVFGGEFLKAFEGLNPSFTSGYFITSCHSHGAIMSTNFWLSPTSPRLLHKTIGEAVADWFFERAGFQYIDLFPCARDCEI